One Micromonas commoda chromosome 7, complete sequence genomic window carries:
- a CDS encoding predicted protein, with the protein MAAIVHAGVMTRLGAPPAPRALRQRSSVRAIAKSRAIVAKASAESDTVDPRRAVTASLAALVVATTGSSAFVAFAEDSLLTDYVSDTKDLIQKQRDLLREGKGDVDAYFAKAEAYFAGYKWDHKGHTNSFSQLMNTDIVIREQDGYLKQTGGSWSKDSVPPSGTPKAKILEGYLQNAERCIQKESMGKFNEMDLATREEWKAIVCTQGLVAPADDQ; encoded by the coding sequence ATGGCCGCTATCGTGCACGCCGGCGTCATGACGCGTCTCGGCGcaccccccgccccccgcgctctccgTCAGCGCTCCTCGGTGCGCGCGATCGCCAAATCCCGTGCGATCGTCGCGAAAGCGTCCGCCGAGTCCGACACCGTGGacccgaggcgcgcggtgactgcatccctcgccgcgctcgtggtcGCGACCACGGGATCATCCGCattcgtcgcgttcgccgaaGATTCGCTCCTGACGGACTACGTGAGCGACACCAAGGACCTGATCCAGAAGCAGAGGGACCTGCTGAGGGAGGGCAAGGGCGATGTTGACGCATACTTtgccaaggcggaggcgtacTTTGCCGGGTACAAGTGGGACCACAAGGGTCACACCAACTCGTTCTCTCAGCTCATGAACACCGACATTGTCATCAGGGAGCAGGACGGGTACCTCAAGCAGACCGGAGGGTCCTGGAGCAAGGACTCGGTGCCCCCGAGCGGCACTCCCAAGGCTAAGATCCTCGAGGGTTACCTGCAAAACGCCGAGCGATGCATCCAGAAGGAGAGCATGGGGAAGTTTAACGAGATGGATCTCGCGACGAGGGAAGAATGGAAGGCCATCGTATGCACTCAGGGTCTCGTCGCTCCAGCGGACGACCAatga